Proteins from one Longimicrobiaceae bacterium genomic window:
- a CDS encoding ABC transporter permease: MGRVPPRISLLMQQQPSRNATAATRAQDRATELSSVGVGLSTLRGNPMRTFLATLGVIIGVAALVAVLSLGDGMESFARNELSRTTDVQNVFINPRTADSIDGVEVPRQRFVRFTTADAQAAAREVPGIAGVGLSIGGTTLVTPPDGGRRRGARVTATLATAAEFNEIEIEEGRFFSEIEAERNVPVVVLSHTAAVELSRTHSPAQLLGRAVRVRGMPRTVVGIRAEIRGERGLGIFVPIRAAPEVMLPAEAQGPRTLLVKAPSVEQVPAVQERVEDWLATRYGRWDRDMRVETRLDRVEQMQQAFRAFKLFLGAIAAISLLVGGIGIMNVLLASVTERTREIGIRKAAGARRRDILLQFLAESVAISGSGSAIGLLLGLGIAFAAAAAMRASTQALVYAGVSWSTMAVAASSALIIGLSFGTYPARRAARLSPIDAIRHE, translated from the coding sequence ATGGGCCGCGTCCCGCCCCGCATCTCCCTCCTCATGCAGCAGCAGCCTTCCCGAAACGCGACCGCGGCGACCCGCGCGCAGGACCGCGCCACCGAGCTTTCGTCGGTCGGCGTGGGGCTTTCCACGCTGCGCGGGAACCCCATGCGCACCTTTCTGGCTACGCTGGGGGTGATCATCGGGGTGGCGGCGCTGGTGGCAGTGCTGTCGCTGGGCGACGGGATGGAGAGCTTCGCGCGCAACGAGCTTTCGCGCACGACCGACGTGCAGAACGTGTTCATCAACCCCCGCACGGCCGACAGCATCGACGGCGTAGAGGTGCCGCGGCAGCGCTTCGTGCGCTTCACCACGGCAGATGCGCAGGCCGCCGCGCGCGAGGTGCCGGGCATCGCGGGCGTGGGGCTCTCCATCGGCGGCACCACGTTGGTGACGCCCCCGGACGGCGGAAGGCGCCGCGGCGCGCGCGTGACGGCCACGCTGGCGACGGCTGCAGAGTTCAATGAGATCGAGATCGAGGAAGGGCGCTTCTTCTCGGAGATCGAGGCGGAGCGCAACGTGCCCGTGGTGGTGCTGAGCCACACGGCGGCCGTGGAGCTTTCCCGCACGCATTCGCCGGCGCAGCTGCTGGGGCGCGCGGTACGAGTGCGGGGGATGCCGCGCACGGTGGTGGGGATTCGCGCGGAGATACGGGGTGAGCGGGGGCTCGGAATCTTCGTGCCTATCCGCGCCGCGCCCGAAGTGATGCTCCCCGCGGAAGCGCAGGGCCCGCGCACTCTGCTGGTGAAGGCGCCCAGCGTGGAGCAGGTGCCCGCCGTGCAGGAGCGGGTGGAGGACTGGCTGGCCACGCGCTACGGCCGCTGGGACCGCGACATGCGCGTGGAGACGCGCCTGGACCGGGTGGAGCAGATGCAGCAGGCCTTCCGCGCGTTCAAGCTCTTCCTGGGCGCCATCGCCGCCATCTCGCTGCTGGTGGGCGGCATCGGGATCATGAACGTGCTGCTGGCGTCGGTCACCGAGCGCACGCGCGAGATCGGGATCCGCAAGGCGGCGGGGGCGCGGCGGCGCGACATCCTCCTTCAGTTCCTGGCGGAGTCGGTCGCCATCTCGGGCTCGGGCAGCGCCATCGGGCTGCTGCTGGGGCTGGGGATCGCGTTCGCGGCGGCGGCGGCCATGCGGGCCAGCACGCAGGCGCTGGTGTACGCCGGGGTCTCGTGGTCCACCATGGCCGTGGCGGCATCTTCCGCCCTGATCATCGGCCTCTCGTTCGGCACGTACCCGGCCCGCCGCGCCGCCCGCCTCTCCCCCATCGACGCCATCCGCCACGAATGA